From the genome of Prochlorococcus marinus XMU1419, one region includes:
- a CDS encoding EVE domain-containing protein — MTEINYWLMKSEPHAYSIDNLKNDGVTLWDGIRNYQARNFMRKMNKGDKVFFYHSNCKPPGIVGLMEVIDLNIVDPTQFDKNSKYFDPKSKAENPRWDCVKVKYISTSNKMLSLPELKILFSEDELLVVKKGNRLSILPIRNEVAKILLEKI; from the coding sequence CCTACAGTATCGATAATTTAAAGAATGATGGGGTTACATTATGGGATGGCATAAGAAATTATCAAGCTCGGAATTTCATGAGAAAAATGAATAAAGGAGATAAAGTTTTTTTCTATCATTCAAACTGCAAACCCCCAGGCATTGTTGGACTTATGGAAGTGATAGATTTAAATATCGTTGATCCTACGCAATTTGATAAAAATTCAAAATATTTTGACCCAAAATCAAAAGCTGAAAATCCTAGATGGGATTGTGTAAAAGTAAAATATATATCTACCTCAAATAAGATGCTAAGTTTACCTGAATTAAAAATTTTATTTAGTGAGGATGAATTATTAGTTGTAAAGAAAGGAAATAGATTGTCAATATTACCTATCCGAAATGAGGTAGCAAAAATACTATTAGAAAAAATATAA
- a CDS encoding DUF2811 domain-containing protein, whose product MQKFNYDSNPIVINQKEEVISFKCELQENLQRAMQEFVEKHPNWDQYRIIQAAIAGFLMQKGFQNRDLTRLYIGNMFSMNFKD is encoded by the coding sequence ATGCAAAAGTTTAATTACGATTCGAACCCAATAGTTATAAATCAAAAAGAGGAGGTAATTAGTTTCAAATGCGAACTTCAAGAAAATCTCCAAAGGGCTATGCAAGAATTTGTTGAAAAACATCCTAACTGGGATCAATACAGGATAATACAAGCCGCGATTGCTGGATTTTTGATGCAAAAAGGGTTTCAAAATAGAGATTTAACGCGACTCTATATTGGAAATATGTTTTCAATGAATTTTAAGGATTAA
- a CDS encoding DUF1818 family protein, with protein MLENKKKWRLLKDFKKGKFCFLIGVDNWSIELQKSEFDSLCLLLIRINQQILDIKNELMDEESITLELEQLPWYVELEGTKSDWSLRFVFDSQGQNRSFEMYWPIPIAQNLFYEIKNMWESMN; from the coding sequence TTGTTAGAAAACAAAAAAAAATGGAGATTACTTAAAGATTTTAAAAAAGGTAAATTTTGTTTTTTGATTGGGGTTGATAATTGGTCAATTGAGTTGCAAAAAAGTGAATTTGATTCACTTTGTCTTTTACTTATAAGAATTAATCAACAAATATTGGATATCAAAAATGAATTAATGGATGAAGAGTCCATTACTTTAGAATTAGAACAACTGCCCTGGTATGTTGAGTTAGAGGGTACAAAAAGTGATTGGAGTTTAAGGTTTGTTTTTGATAGTCAAGGCCAAAATAGATCTTTCGAAATGTATTGGCCGATACCTATAGCACAAAATTTATTTTATGAAATAAAAAACATGTGGGAATCAATGAATTAA
- a CDS encoding DNA-directed RNA polymerase subunit omega, giving the protein MNISNKAGIDSNDLAKRGESLIRKSTNRYLTTVRIAFRAKQRRFDDFDGLLEESSIKPVQRSIIELSDEQDQPDLLPG; this is encoded by the coding sequence ATGAACATATCAAATAAAGCTGGTATTGACTCAAATGATCTTGCTAAAAGAGGTGAAAGTTTAATAAGAAAATCAACTAATAGATACTTAACAACGGTAAGAATTGCTTTTAGAGCTAAACAAAGACGATTTGATGATTTTGATGGGTTATTGGAGGAGTCAAGTATAAAACCTGTTCAGAGATCCATAATTGAACTTAGCGATGAGCAAGACCAACCAGATTTACTTCCAGGTTAA
- a CDS encoding Hsp70 family protein, whose amino-acid sequence MEKNLCGTLAIDLGNTNTVVAFQDQKDLNSALVEIPNITSSPGVIPTAIWFEESSKIPKIGISALNMRENANSDLFFHSNFKRLIGNPFEKINKKNILKPTECGEKFFKFLWANIPQKYLIKRLVLTAPIDTYKGYREWLINLCGEISVDEIALVDEPTAASLGIKVPFGSKIMTLDIGGSTIDMNIVKIEGGEGKSGPIAELLRFKGNDISSISKQKIRCAEIISKAGSKIGGKDIDQWIVDYFIPNNKCSINLLKAEEIKCKLSSPEIKNESKYPIKFFFEGNQEKEYFLSKEIFENIVIENNLLNHLDSLLKDLLNEARGKFCTVDDLNVIILVGGGTQIPLIKEWIKKKISNIQIQSPPPIESIALGALAMTPGVKIKDILNKGISIRLFNKREQKHFWHPIFCKGQTWPTENPLKLILQASKNNQQIFEITIGETKIEREYDVIFEDGLPKLSEIQSQEEIIKWKKNPLKIVLKNKSNIGIDNLKLFFMINKKGYLLVECFDIKGEFLGEYNLGNII is encoded by the coding sequence ATGGAAAAGAACTTATGTGGAACGCTTGCTATTGATTTAGGAAATACTAATACTGTAGTTGCTTTTCAAGATCAAAAGGATCTAAATTCTGCATTAGTTGAAATACCAAACATAACATCATCTCCAGGAGTTATACCTACAGCAATTTGGTTTGAAGAATCTTCAAAAATTCCAAAAATAGGTATTAGTGCTCTAAATATGAGAGAAAATGCAAATTCGGATTTGTTTTTTCATTCGAATTTTAAAAGATTAATTGGAAATCCCTTCGAAAAAATTAATAAGAAAAATATCTTAAAACCTACTGAATGTGGCGAAAAATTTTTTAAATTTCTATGGGCTAACATTCCTCAAAAATATTTAATAAAGAGACTTGTTTTAACTGCACCTATTGATACATACAAAGGTTACAGAGAATGGTTAATAAATCTTTGCGGAGAAATATCTGTTGATGAAATAGCACTAGTGGATGAACCTACTGCAGCAAGTTTAGGAATAAAAGTACCATTCGGATCCAAAATTATGACATTAGATATTGGAGGAAGCACAATCGATATGAATATAGTCAAAATAGAAGGCGGGGAAGGAAAATCTGGTCCAATAGCTGAACTTCTAAGATTTAAAGGAAATGATATAAGCTCAATTTCAAAACAAAAGATAAGATGTGCTGAAATTATAAGTAAAGCAGGCTCAAAAATTGGTGGTAAAGATATTGATCAATGGATTGTTGATTATTTTATCCCAAATAATAAATGTTCAATAAATCTATTAAAGGCAGAGGAAATAAAATGTAAACTCAGCTCACCTGAAATCAAAAATGAAAGCAAATATCCAATAAAATTTTTCTTTGAAGGAAATCAAGAAAAAGAATATTTCCTAAGTAAAGAAATATTTGAGAATATTGTTATCGAAAATAATCTTCTTAATCACCTAGATTCATTACTTAAAGATTTATTAAATGAAGCACGAGGAAAATTTTGCACAGTCGATGACTTAAATGTAATCATTTTGGTTGGTGGAGGTACTCAAATTCCATTAATTAAAGAATGGATAAAAAAAAAGATTTCAAATATTCAAATCCAGTCACCTCCTCCAATTGAATCGATAGCTTTAGGTGCATTGGCAATGACTCCAGGTGTAAAAATTAAAGACATATTAAACAAAGGTATTTCTATAAGATTATTCAATAAAAGGGAACAAAAACACTTCTGGCATCCAATTTTTTGCAAAGGTCAAACATGGCCAACAGAAAACCCATTAAAACTTATCCTGCAAGCCAGTAAAAATAATCAGCAAATTTTTGAAATAACAATTGGAGAAACTAAAATAGAAAGAGAATATGATGTAATTTTTGAAGACGGATTACCAAAATTATCAGAGATTCAAAGTCAAGAAGAAATTATTAAATGGAAAAAAAACCCACTCAAAATAGTGCTAAAAAATAAATCTAATATTGGAATAGACAACTTAAAACTTTTCTTCATGATAAATAAAAAAGGTTATTTATTAGTTGAGTGTTTTGATATCAAAGGTGAATTTTTAGGAGAATATAATTTAGGAAATATCATATAA
- the gpmI gene encoding 2,3-bisphosphoglycerate-independent phosphoglycerate mutase yields MSMIRSKNINRFNTPQSPVVLAILDGWGHREDIVDNAIKSASTPVMDSLWHAYPHTLISASGADVGLPNGQMGNSEVGHLTIGSGRIIQQELVRISNVVKNNQLSIISELKEIVDSLKKNNSTLHITGLCSDGGVHSHIDHLLGLIKWASDNDLKKVAIHIITDGRDTPAKSASKYINQIESCIKKCNTGEIASICGRYWIMDRNLLWERTQKAYANLTDPDIKSTNISPQDYIEESYKKNTTDEFIEPIRMTENYLKDGDSLICFNFRPDRARQIIKSLSQKDFSDFERKIVPNLDLVTFTQYDINFPVKVAFPPESLNNFVGQIVSENGLKQYRTAETEKYPHVTYFFNGGVEIPLPGEERHLIPSPRVATYDMKPEMSAEELTISCSNAIKSGNYAFVVINFANPDMVGHTGNMNATIKAIETVDKCIGQIVNATGEMGGSILITADHGNAEVMKGPAGEPWTAHTVNKVPLIFVEGEKRKIPNMGNKIDLRNNAGLADIAPTILQLLGLPIPKEMTGKSLIKEIELKGYNKVVQHV; encoded by the coding sequence ATGTCAATGATTAGAAGCAAAAATATAAATAGGTTTAACACTCCCCAAAGTCCAGTAGTTCTTGCAATACTGGATGGATGGGGACATCGAGAAGATATTGTTGACAATGCTATAAAAAGTGCCTCGACTCCAGTCATGGATTCTTTATGGCATGCCTATCCTCACACTCTAATTAGTGCAAGTGGAGCTGATGTAGGCCTCCCAAATGGTCAAATGGGTAATTCAGAGGTAGGACACCTTACTATTGGTTCGGGAAGAATAATCCAACAAGAACTTGTAAGGATTTCAAATGTTGTAAAAAATAATCAGTTGAGCATAATCAGTGAATTAAAGGAGATAGTTGATTCATTAAAAAAGAACAACTCTACTTTGCATATCACTGGATTATGTTCTGATGGAGGAGTGCATAGTCATATTGATCATTTATTAGGTTTAATAAAATGGGCATCTGATAATGACTTAAAAAAAGTAGCTATTCATATCATTACTGATGGAAGAGATACTCCCGCAAAAAGTGCATCTAAATATATAAATCAAATAGAGTCATGTATAAAAAAATGTAATACAGGCGAGATAGCCTCAATATGTGGAAGATACTGGATAATGGATAGAAATCTTTTATGGGAAAGAACACAAAAAGCGTACGCTAATTTGACTGATCCAGATATCAAATCAACAAATATTTCTCCCCAAGATTACATTGAAGAAAGTTATAAAAAAAACACTACTGATGAATTCATAGAACCTATAAGAATGACCGAAAACTATTTAAAAGATGGGGATAGTTTAATTTGCTTTAACTTCCGTCCAGATAGAGCTAGACAAATAATAAAATCACTTTCACAAAAAGATTTCTCAGATTTTGAACGAAAAATTGTCCCAAATTTAGATTTGGTTACCTTTACTCAATATGACATAAACTTCCCCGTTAAAGTTGCATTTCCTCCCGAATCTCTCAATAATTTTGTCGGCCAAATAGTTTCAGAAAACGGTCTCAAACAATACAGAACAGCAGAGACAGAAAAATATCCTCACGTAACATATTTTTTCAATGGAGGAGTAGAAATTCCTTTACCGGGAGAAGAGAGACATTTAATTCCATCTCCAAGAGTCGCAACTTATGATATGAAACCTGAAATGTCTGCCGAGGAACTAACTATAAGTTGTTCTAATGCAATTAAAAGTGGAAACTATGCTTTTGTTGTTATAAATTTTGCCAATCCAGATATGGTCGGTCATACAGGCAATATGAATGCAACAATAAAAGCAATAGAAACAGTAGATAAATGTATTGGTCAAATAGTAAATGCTACTGGAGAAATGGGTGGGAGCATTCTCATAACAGCTGATCATGGTAATGCAGAGGTGATGAAAGGGCCTGCAGGAGAACCATGGACAGCACATACTGTAAATAAAGTCCCTTTAATTTTTGTTGAGGGAGAAAAAAGAAAAATACCGAATATGGGAAATAAGATTGATTTAAGGAACAATGCTGGCTTGGCGGATATAGCACCAACTATATTACAATTACTAGGTCTCCCAATTCCAAAAGAAATGACAGGAAAATCCCTTATTAAAGAAATCGAGTTGAAAGGTTATAATAAGGTTGTACAACATGTTTAA
- the secG gene encoding preprotein translocase subunit SecG — translation MIQILSWIWVFSGTLLILLVLLHSPKGDGMGGIAASGSSMFNSASSAEASLDKITWIFLAIFLSLAIILSAGWIS, via the coding sequence ATGATTCAAATTTTGAGTTGGATATGGGTATTTTCTGGAACTCTTCTAATACTTTTAGTTTTACTTCATAGTCCCAAAGGCGACGGGATGGGAGGTATCGCTGCTAGTGGAAGTTCAATGTTTAATAGCGCAAGTAGTGCTGAAGCATCTCTTGACAAAATTACTTGGATTTTCTTAGCAATATTTTTATCTCTAGCAATTATTCTTAGCGCTGGTTGGATTTCGTAA
- the groL gene encoding chaperonin GroEL (60 kDa chaperone family; promotes refolding of misfolded polypeptides especially under stressful conditions; forms two stacked rings of heptamers to form a barrel-shaped 14mer; ends can be capped by GroES; misfolded proteins enter the barrel where they are refolded when GroES binds): MAKRIIYNEQARRALERGIDILAESVAVTLGPKGRNVVLEKKFGAPQIINDGVTIAKEIELEDHIENTGVALIRQAASKTNDAAGDGTTTATVLAHAMVKAGLRNVAAGANAITLKKGIDKATEFLVGKIQENSKPISDSNAIAQCGTIAAGNDEEVGQMIANAMDKVGKEGVISLEEGKSMTTELEVTEGMRFDKGYISPYFATDTERMEAVLDEPYILLTDKKIALVQDLVPVLEQIAKTGKPLVIIAEDIEKEALATLVVNRLRGVLNVAAVKAPGFGDRRKAMLEDMAVLTNGQLITEDAGLKLENATLDMLGTGRRITINKETTTIVAEGNEQAVTARCDQIKKQMDETDSSYDKEKLQERLAKLAGGVAVIKVGAATETEMKDKKLRLEDAINATKAAVEEGIVPGGGTTLAHLSPILKDWADKNLAGEELIGANIVEASLTAPLMRIAENAGSNGAVIAENVKSKPFNDGFNAATGEYVDMSSAGIVDPAKVTRSGLQNAASIAGMVLTTECIVADLPEKKDSASPAGAPGMGGDFDY; encoded by the coding sequence ATGGCTAAAAGAATTATTTACAATGAGCAAGCTCGAAGAGCGCTCGAGAGAGGAATCGATATCCTTGCAGAGTCTGTAGCTGTTACGCTTGGACCAAAAGGAAGAAATGTTGTCTTAGAGAAAAAATTTGGTGCTCCACAAATTATTAATGATGGTGTAACAATCGCTAAAGAAATTGAATTAGAAGACCACATTGAAAACACAGGAGTTGCTTTAATCAGGCAAGCTGCATCTAAAACAAATGATGCTGCTGGAGATGGAACTACAACTGCTACTGTTTTAGCCCATGCAATGGTTAAGGCAGGTTTGAGAAACGTTGCTGCAGGAGCAAATGCAATAACCTTAAAAAAAGGAATTGATAAAGCTACAGAATTTCTTGTTGGCAAAATCCAGGAGAATTCCAAACCTATTAGCGATAGTAATGCTATAGCTCAATGTGGAACTATTGCTGCTGGTAATGATGAAGAGGTCGGTCAAATGATTGCCAATGCTATGGATAAAGTAGGTAAAGAAGGTGTTATCTCTCTAGAAGAGGGAAAATCAATGACTACTGAATTAGAAGTTACTGAGGGTATGCGCTTTGACAAAGGATACATTTCTCCATATTTTGCAACAGATACAGAAAGAATGGAGGCTGTTTTAGATGAACCATATATTCTTCTGACCGATAAAAAAATTGCTTTAGTGCAAGATTTAGTACCTGTTTTGGAACAAATAGCTAAAACTGGTAAGCCACTAGTCATTATTGCAGAAGATATAGAAAAAGAGGCTTTAGCTACTCTCGTAGTTAATAGATTAAGAGGTGTTTTAAATGTTGCAGCAGTAAAAGCTCCTGGATTTGGTGATAGAAGAAAAGCCATGCTTGAAGATATGGCTGTCCTTACTAATGGTCAACTCATTACTGAGGATGCAGGCTTGAAATTAGAAAATGCTACCTTGGATATGCTTGGAACTGGGAGAAGGATTACTATTAATAAAGAGACTACAACAATAGTTGCTGAGGGTAATGAGCAAGCTGTTACCGCTAGATGTGATCAAATTAAAAAGCAAATGGATGAAACAGATTCATCTTATGATAAAGAAAAGCTTCAAGAACGTCTCGCCAAATTAGCAGGAGGAGTGGCAGTAATTAAGGTTGGAGCTGCAACTGAAACAGAGATGAAGGATAAAAAACTTCGTCTTGAGGATGCTATTAATGCTACAAAAGCTGCTGTTGAAGAGGGGATAGTACCTGGAGGAGGAACAACTCTTGCTCATCTGTCCCCAATTTTAAAAGATTGGGCTGATAAAAATTTGGCAGGAGAAGAACTTATTGGAGCTAACATCGTTGAGGCTTCACTTACCGCTCCTCTAATGAGAATTGCAGAAAATGCAGGTTCTAATGGTGCTGTAATTGCTGAAAATGTTAAATCTAAGCCATTTAATGATGGATTTAATGCTGCTACTGGAGAATATGTTGATATGTCTTCCGCTGGTATTGTTGATCCTGCAAAAGTTACTCGTTCAGGATTGCAAAATGCAGCTTCAATAGCAGGAATGGTCCTTACCACTGAATGCATTGTTGCAGATTTACCTGAGAAAAAAGATTCAGCTTCACCCGCCGGTGCACCAGGCATGGGTGGTGATTTTGATTATTAA
- the groES gene encoding co-chaperone GroES has protein sequence MAAVSLTVSTVKPLGDRIFIKVSASEEKTAGGILLPDTAKEKPQIGEVAQVGPGKLNEDGSRQTPEVSIGDKVLYSKYAGTDIKLGGDEYVLLSEKDILAVVS, from the coding sequence ATGGCAGCTGTTTCACTTACAGTCTCTACAGTTAAACCACTGGGAGATAGAATATTTATTAAAGTTTCCGCATCTGAGGAAAAAACTGCTGGGGGCATTCTTTTGCCCGATACAGCCAAGGAAAAACCACAAATAGGAGAAGTTGCTCAGGTAGGTCCTGGGAAACTTAACGAAGATGGTTCTCGACAAACTCCAGAAGTGAGTATTGGCGATAAAGTTTTGTACAGCAAATATGCTGGAACAGACATTAAATTGGGAGGAGATGAATATGTCTTGCTCTCAGAAAAGGATATTTTAGCTGTAGTAAGCTAA